From Bdellovibrionales bacterium, one genomic window encodes:
- the gpmA gene encoding 2,3-diphosphoglycerate-dependent phosphoglycerate mutase, translated as MLVLVRHGQSEWNLQNRFTGWVDVDLTDKGKEEAMRAGKILKNKGYEFDVVFTSVLRRAIKTTWLIQTELQQEWVPTTKAWQLNERHYGALQGLNKKETAEKYGDEKVHQWRRSYATLPPLLENDELGKDRRYKGIQLPKGEALKETVERVIPYWEKNIEPQIAAGKNVLIVAHGNSLRALVKHLSGMSDEEIISFEFETAVPLVCELNNQRKMTKKEFLKD; from the coding sequence GTGCTAGTTCTTGTTCGTCATGGTCAAAGTGAGTGGAATTTACAGAATCGTTTTACCGGGTGGGTGGATGTGGACCTCACCGATAAAGGCAAAGAAGAAGCCATGCGCGCCGGCAAAATTCTTAAAAACAAAGGCTACGAATTCGATGTCGTATTCACATCGGTCCTTCGCCGTGCGATCAAAACGACCTGGCTGATACAGACCGAGCTCCAACAGGAGTGGGTGCCGACGACCAAAGCTTGGCAACTCAACGAGCGCCACTACGGAGCGCTCCAGGGCCTCAATAAAAAAGAAACGGCCGAGAAGTATGGCGACGAAAAAGTCCACCAGTGGCGGCGAAGCTATGCAACCCTTCCCCCTTTGCTTGAGAATGATGAGTTAGGTAAAGATCGACGTTACAAGGGAATTCAACTTCCCAAAGGGGAAGCGTTGAAGGAAACCGTGGAGCGGGTGATTCCCTATTGGGAGAAAAATATCGAGCCTCAGATTGCGGCGGGTAAAAATGTTTTGATCGTCGCCCATGGAAACAGCCTGCGGGCTCTTGTGAAACATCTCTCGGGGATGTCCGATGAGGAGATTATTAGTTTTGAATTCGAAACCGCCGTTCCTTTGGTGTGCGAACTCAATAACCAGCGTAAAATGACAAAAAAAGAATTTTTAAAAGATTAG